The Rana temporaria chromosome 13, aRanTem1.1, whole genome shotgun sequence genome has a window encoding:
- the WDR20 gene encoding WD repeat-containing protein 20: MAAEGGGKEMNEIKSQFTTREGLYKLLSHSEYSRPNRVPFNSQGSNPVRVSFVNVNDQSGNGERICFNVGRELYFYIYKGVRKVREGH, encoded by the coding sequence atggcggcggagggaggagggaaggaaatgAACGAAATTAAGAGCCAGTTCACCACCCGGGAAGGCCTGTACAAGCTCCTCTCTCACTCCGAGTACAGCCGCCCCAACCGCGTCCCCTTCAACTCGCAGGGCTCCAACCCGGTGCGGGTCTCCTTCGTCAACGTCAACGACCAGTCCGGTAACGGCGAGCGCATCTGCTTCAACGTGGGCCGCGAGCTCTACTTCTATATCTACAAGGGCGtgaggaaggtgagagaggggcactga